ATTCTGGAAGTGATATATCTCCATCTTCTCTTAATTTATTTTTTTCTTCATCTAACAAAATATTTAATGCTTTTAATTTTTCACAAACTTTTAATCTAGTTTCAGGAGAATTTTCTCCTATTCCGCCTGTAAATACTATTGCATCTATTCCTTCTAATTCTACAAAATAACTACCTATATATCTTGAAACTCTATTTGAATACATATCAAATGCAAGTACAGATTTTTCTTCTCCTTCTAACATTAATCTAGTCATTTCTCTATTGTCAGAACTTCCACATATTCCAACCATACCAGATTTTTTATTTAAAATATTAAATACTTCATCTAAACTATAACCTTTTTCAACTAAAAATTTCACTATACTTGTATCTATGTCTCCACTTCTAGTTCCCATAGGTATTCCTGATAAAGGGGTAAATCCCATACTTGTATCAATAGACTGATTATTTCTAACCGCTGTTATAGAAGCCCCATTACCTAAATGACAAACTATTATTTTACTATCTTTTTTATTTAGCATTTCATTTGCTATTTTACTAACATATTTTACAGAAGTTCCATGAAATCCGTATTTTCTAATTCCATATTTTTCGTAAAATTCATATGGTATAGTATATAGGTATTTTTCTTTTTTTATAGTGTTATGAAATGCTGTGTCAAACACTGCTATATTTTTTTTGTTTGGCATTAGT
This portion of the Oceanivirga salmonicida genome encodes:
- a CDS encoding acetate/propionate family kinase; protein product: MIILVLNSGSSSMKFQVIDTLKKSVLLKGICERITKKDSMYSYVDNIKEIKVKDEMKYFENHEDALKFVISLIELDKIDAIGHRVVHGGEKFKDAVIVTDEIIEELEKIKDLAPLHNPANIKGIKLCMKLMPNKKNIAVFDTAFHNTIKKEKYLYTIPYEFYEKYGIRKYGFHGTSVKYVSKIANEMLNKKDSKIIVCHLGNGASITAVRNNQSIDTSMGFTPLSGIPMGTRSGDIDTSIVKFLVEKGYSLDEVFNILNKKSGMVGICGSSDNREMTRLMLEGEEKSVLAFDMYSNRVSRYIGSYFVELEGIDAIVFTGGIGENSPETRLKVCEKLKALNILLDEEKNKLREDGDISLPESSVRIYRIRTDEEMMIAKDVEMLVLK